A single region of the Desulfotignum phosphitoxidans DSM 13687 genome encodes:
- a CDS encoding NAD(P)-dependent oxidoreductase produces MKYPLQSSGKTRIKKSYQFQHRYDKETEMQISPEKTRIGFIGLGVMGHSMAGHILDSGYALCVHTRTRARADGLVKKGAVWMDSVRKLAANSDVIISIVGYPQDVAQIYLDADGILENAATGSVAIDMTTSDPALARKLAAQSREKGIQVLDAPVSGGDLGARNATLSIMVGGEEPVFTDMLPLFQVMGKNIVYQGPAGSGQHTKMANQIAIAAGMIGVCEALAYAKKAGLDPDTVLSSIGQGAAGSWSLNNLGPRMLKSDFAPGFYVKHFIKDMTIAADSARDLGLDTPGLTLAKTLYERLVDNGCENDGTQALFKLF; encoded by the coding sequence CTGAAATACCCTTTACAGTCAAGCGGAAAAACCCGTATAAAGAAATCATATCAATTTCAACATCGGTATGACAAGGAGACTGAAATGCAGATTTCACCCGAAAAAACACGGATCGGATTCATCGGACTGGGCGTCATGGGACACAGCATGGCCGGCCATATCCTGGACAGCGGATATGCGCTTTGCGTTCATACCCGGACCCGGGCCCGGGCCGACGGGCTTGTAAAAAAAGGTGCGGTGTGGATGGATTCTGTCAGGAAACTGGCAGCGAACTCAGACGTGATCATATCCATTGTGGGGTATCCCCAGGATGTGGCACAGATCTATCTGGATGCAGACGGAATTCTGGAAAACGCGGCAACCGGGTCGGTGGCCATTGACATGACCACCTCGGATCCGGCACTGGCCAGAAAGCTGGCAGCGCAGAGCCGGGAAAAAGGCATCCAGGTGCTGGATGCACCCGTGTCCGGCGGGGACCTGGGTGCCAGAAACGCCACCTTGTCCATCATGGTGGGCGGAGAGGAACCCGTGTTCACCGACATGCTTCCCCTGTTTCAGGTCATGGGCAAAAATATCGTGTACCAGGGGCCGGCCGGATCGGGCCAGCATACCAAAATGGCCAATCAGATCGCCATTGCCGCCGGCATGATCGGGGTGTGTGAAGCCCTGGCCTATGCCAAAAAAGCCGGCCTGGATCCGGACACGGTTCTGTCGTCCATCGGCCAGGGAGCGGCCGGATCCTGGTCTTTGAACAACCTGGGCCCCCGGATGCTCAAAAGCGATTTTGCCCCGGGATTCTATGTCAAGCATTTTATCAAGGACATGACCATTGCCGCGGATTCAGCCCGGGACCTGGGCCTGGACACCCCGGGACTGACCCTGGCAAAAACCCTGTATGAACGACTGGTGGACAACGGGTGCGAAAACGACGGCACCCAGGCTCTGTTCAAACTCTTCTAA
- a CDS encoding IS110 family transposase, which yields MKYYAGIDLHSSNNYIGIIDEKDKRVFGKRISNDLPDVLSVLEPFKSNLDGVVVESTYNWYWLVDGLQNHGYQVHLANPSAVKQYEGLKYTDDRWDSFWLAHMKRLNILPEGYIYPKQQRSVRDLLRRRLLFVHQRTSQILSLQSMIARTLGIRMSVRAVKKLTDEDIDRMFE from the coding sequence ATGAAATATTACGCCGGAATTGATTTGCATTCAAGTAATAATTATATCGGTATCATCGATGAGAAGGACAAGCGGGTATTCGGCAAGCGGATCAGCAACGATCTGCCGGATGTCCTCTCGGTACTGGAACCGTTCAAAAGCAACCTGGATGGCGTTGTGGTGGAATCAACCTATAACTGGTACTGGCTGGTGGATGGCCTGCAAAATCACGGCTATCAGGTTCATCTGGCCAACCCATCCGCTGTCAAGCAGTATGAAGGATTAAAGTACACCGATGACCGGTGGGACTCCTTCTGGCTGGCCCATATGAAACGATTGAACATATTGCCTGAAGGGTACATTTACCCAAAGCAGCAAAGATCGGTCCGGGATCTGCTGCGGCGAAGGCTCCTGTTTGTCCACCAAAGAACCAGCCAGATCTTGAGTCTGCAAAGCATGATTGCACGGACCCTGGGCATCCGGATGTCTGTCAGGGCAGTTAAAAAACTGACCGATGAAGATATTGACCGGATGTTTGAA